The DNA segment CTATTTGCAAGACGTGCTTCCCCCCAGAAATCGGTACGAGAACTACGGATGGAAATTACCCGAGACCACACTGGTCTATCCGTGGATTGTACGCATGTTTCCCGATGCAAAATATATTCACTGGGTGCGCGACCCGCGCGATTGTATTTTGAGTGGGCATAAAACAGATGATTTGAGCGATTTCGATATTCAATATCCACAAACAGATGACATACGCAAACGGCGGGCGATTTCCTGGTTATATCAGTATGAAATCATGAAATCCACGCCCGTGCCCAAACACTGTATCACCGTGCGATTTGAGGATGCGATATTAAATCAGGAAGAGACATTTGCGCGAGTAGAGGCATTCCTCGGATTTCCATTGGGCAAAGTGATCGTGCGTCCCGATTCCGTAGGCAGATGGAAAACCGATGATGGCGTCCATGAT comes from the Gemmatimonadota bacterium genome and includes:
- a CDS encoding sulfotransferase; the protein is MSLVTVIGRGHSGTRLISHTLYASGMYMGRLINASGDKMPPQALYDACRVMAKYVKWNGGLSWDFDDLHTMDIDPEFIHLVETYLQDVLPPRNRYENYGWKLPETTLVYPWIVRMFPDAKYIHWVRDPRDCILSGHKTDDLSDFDIQYPQTDDIRKRRAISWLYQYEIMKSTPVPKHCITVRFEDAILNQEETFARVEAFLGFPLGKVIVRPDSVGRWKTDDGVHDFEFLHPAMKEYQYI